The region ACCTCGGGAGACACCCATCTGGGTGGTGACGACTGGGACGAGCGCATCGTCGAGTGGCTGGTCGACAGGTTCAAGGCTTCGTCGGGCATCGACCTGAACAAGGACCGAATGGCCATGCAGCGGATCAAGGAAGCCGCCGAGAAGGCCAAGATCGAGCTTTCCAGCTCCTCGCAGACCAGCATCAACCTGCCCTACATCACCGTCGACTCGGACAAGAACCCGCTGTTCCTGGACGAGACGCTGTCCCGCGCCGAGTTCGAGCGGATCACCGCCGACCTGCTGGAGCGCTGTCGCAAGCCGTTCAACAACGCCCTCCGGGATGCCGGGATCAAGGTGGGCGACATCAACCACGTGGTGCTGGTCGGCGGGGCGACGCGGATGCCCGCCGTGACCGACTTGGTCCGCGAGCTCACCGACGGCAAGGAACCGAACAAGGGCGTCAACCCGGACGAGGTCGTGGCCGTCGGCGCCGCCCTGCAGGCCGGTGTGCTGCGCGGTGAGGTCAAGGACGTCCTGCTGCTGGACGTCACCCCGCTGTCCCTGGGCATCGAGACCAAGGGCGGCATCATGACCAAGCTCATCGAGCGCAACACCACGATCCCGACCAAGCGCTCGGAGACCTTCACCACCGCCGAGGACAACCAGCCATCGGTGATGATCCAGGTCTTCCAGGGCGAGCGCGAGATGGCCGCGCACAACAAGAAGCTCGGCATGTTCGAGCTGACCGGCCTGCCGCCGGCGCCGCGCGGCATGCCGCAGATCGAGGTCACCTTCGATATCGACGCCAACGGCATCGTGCACGTCAACGCCAAGGACCTCGGCACGGGGCGGCAGCAGTCCATCAAGATCAGCGGCGGCTCGGCGCTGCCGAAGGACGACATCGACCGGATGGTCAAGGACGCCGAGGCCCACGCCGACGAGGACAAGAAGCGCCGCGAGGAGGCCGAGACCCGCAACCAGGCCGAGACGCTGGTCTACCAGACTGAGAAGGTGCTCACCGACAATGCGGACAAGATCCCGGCCGACACCCGGACGCAGGTCCAGGACGCGATCAAGGACGTCAATGAGGCACTCAAGGGCGACGACGTCGACAAGATCCGTGTTGCGGCGGACCACCTCGCCAAGACCTCGCAGGCCATCGGCCAGGCCATGTACGGCCACCAGCAGCAGACCGCGACCGACACCGATGGCGACGGCGATACGAAGCGAGCCGACGAGGATGTGGTCGACGCCGAGATCATCGACGACGACGAGAAGAAGCAGGAGTGACAGTTCCTCGCCGGCTGCGATTTCCATCGAAATCGCCCGGGTTCCCGGTCGAACGGAGAATTTCTTTGCAGTACAACCAAACCCGGGTCGCACGACGAGCGATCCTGGGCGCATTGCTGGCCACTCCGGTGGTGGGGGCGTGCGGTTCGGCCGCTGATGCCGCAGTTGTTGGCAGCACACACCACGTGTTCGCAGACCTGGAGCTCCGGTACGACGCGCGGCTGGGGCTGTCGGCGGTCAACGTCCACACCGGCCGCCTCCTGCAGCACCGCCAGAACGAACGGTTCGCAATGTGCTCCACGTTCAAGGCGTACGCGGCAGCCGCCCTGCTTCGCGCACATCCTTTGGACAGCGGATATTTCGCCAAGGTGATCCACTACGACCGCACCGATCTGGTCGATGGCTCGGCGGTGACCGAAGCCCACGTGGATACCGGCATGACGGTCGCCGAGTTGTGTCACGCGGCGATCACCCGCAGCGATAACACGGCCGGAAACCTGCTGCTCCGCGAGCTCGGCGGCCCGGCGGCGATCGCCCCGTTCGCGCGCTCGATCGGCGACAGCAGCACCCGCCTCGACCGCTGGGAGACCGAACTCAACAGCGCGGTCCCCGGCGACGAGCGCGACACCACCACACCGGCGGGCATCGCCGCCGGTTACCGGGCCCTGGTCGTTGGTGACGCCCTAGCCCGGCCCGAGCGCGACCAGCTGACCAGTTGGCTGCTCGCCAACACCACCGGCGACGAGCGGATCCGCGCGGGCCTGCCACCGAACTGGCGCACCGGCGACAAGACCGGCACCGGCTCCTACGGCGCGGCCAACGATGTGGCGGTGACCTGGACGGAAAACGGCCAACCGATCGTGATCGCGATCCTGACCAGCCGGCCGCGGAGGGACGACAAGCCCAACAACGCCCTGCACGCAGACACCGCCCGAATCGTCGCCGAAGCCCTCCGCTGACCGCTAGCCGTTTCGGCACTGGCGGTCATGAGTTGATCATTGGGCTGCGCGCGCCCACCGCCTCTTGCGTGCCACGCTGGCGAGCTCTTGCGTGCCACACCGGCGAGCCGATGGGACCTGGGCGCCCGCCGAACTGAGCTGTGGTCGTACTACCCAGGTATGACATTGCCTTGCTACACCGCGATTTCTGCGACCCGGGAATGATCGACAGATCGCACCTGCGAACGATGCCCGCGTACTCTCGTGCCCCATATCTTGGTTGCATGATCCACGCCAACGAAAGTCCAGCAGCCCCGCACCACCGCGCCGTTGTGCCGGCGCCATCCACCCGACCGGGGGCAAGGCCAGACCGGACCTTTAGCAGCGCTGCACGCGCCTCGACGCCGATCAGGTCTGCTTGGCGCGGCTGGGGGCGACTCGGGGCGGCTCGTTGGGCTGCTTCGGGTATACCGGCGGCCACGGCGCGTCCTGCAGTCCGCTGGCCATGTCCCGCTCGGACTGCTCCAGTAGCGGCTCGATCGACTGCGGGCGTCGGTCGGCCCACGGGTCGTAGCCCTCCGCGACCCGGCCCGGCACGGTCGCGATGGTGAGCTTGTCGGGTTCGACCGTCGCCAGTTCGTCCCAGCCGATCGGCATCGACACTTGGGCCCCGACGCGGGGCCGGACGCACCACGCGCCGAAAACCGTCTTGTGCGGGGCGTTCTGGTTGTAGTCGACGAACACCCGGGAGCCCCGCTCCTCCTTCCACCACTTGGCGGTGATGAGCGCGGGGTGGCGGCGTTCCAGCTCGCGCGCCAGCGCTACCGCGGCGGCCCGCACCTGGTAGCTGTTCCAGCGGGCTTGCAGCGGAACGTAGATGTGCAGGCCGCGCGATCCCGACGTCTTCAGCAGCGACTCGATGCCGTATTCGGCCAGCAGGTCCCTGGTCGCCACGGCGGTCTCCAGCACCTGCGGGAACCGAACGCCGGGGGAGGGGTCGAGGTCGATGCGCAGTTCGTCGGTGATTTCCGGGGTGTCGGCGTGGTATGGCCACACGTGGAAGCCCAGGCAGCCGAGGTTCACCGCCCAGATGATGTGCGCCAGGTCGGCGGCCACCAGCGCGTCGCTGGTGGTGCCGTTGGGGGTGGAGACCACGGTGGTCTGCAGCCAGGGTGGCGCTGATTTCGGCACCCGTTTCTGGAAGAACGACTTGCCGCCGGCTCCGTCCGGGTACCGCTCCAGGAGCAGCGGCCGTCCCTGCAGCGTGGCCAGCAGCGGGTCGGCGACGGCCTGGTAGTAGCGGACCAGGTCGAGTTTCGTCTCGCCGCGCTGGCTGAAGAAGACCTTGTCGGGGTGCGACACCGACACCTCGGTGCCCCCGATGTTCAACACGACGCGCTCACTCATGACCGACCCTTCCCCGCGAGCAGGCCCCGGTTGGACAGCCTAGGCGCGACCGCCGGCCAATGCCCGTGGTGTTTGTGTCGATTTCAATCGAAACCGACGGGCCGTTTCCATGGAAATCGCTCTGGTCAGGCGCCGACGGCGTTCCTGGCGGGCACGATCAGGGAGTAGATCACCAGGACCGACATCGCGATCACCAGCAGGGACCAGACCGGGAAGGCGTTGAGGAACGCGGCGTGGCCGACCGCGCAGAGCCCGGCCATCACCACGCCGCAGGCCCGGGCCCAGACCTGGCCGAAGAGCGCGCCGAGGCCGACCACGACGTGCAGCGCGCCCAGCCCCAACAAGATCCAGCCCCAGCTCCGGTAGTCCGGAAACAGCAAGTCGCCGGCTGCGACGTGGTAGTAGCCCGTGCGGAAGAAGGCCGCGAATCCGCCGATGACGTTGAAGATCCCGAGCAGGAGAATCAGCGTGCCGGCGAAGGTGAGCCACCCCGACCTCCGGTCCGGCATCGCGGCCACTCGGCGTCGGGAACGCGAGGCGGCCCATGAAGTGTCGGCGTCGGTCCTGTTGCCGGTGTTCGGGCCCGGAGGCGAGGTAGATGGCATGATCGTGCTCCTGTCTGGAGACATTGGCTCGAAGCTCGCTCACATCGCGTCTTTCCGCAGGTTGACCAGGTCCGGCAGGCGGCCCGGCGGACGGTTCGCCGGGGCCGGGCGGACCCCCGCTGAGCAGCGGATTCGGCCCGGACCGCCGGCACACAACCGCACCCGTTCGGGTGAATGTGTCGTGCAGGGCCGACGCGCGGCGCCCGTGCCGCGCGGAAGTCACCCGCCACGCCGCTCGATGATCATTTCCGGTCGTCCGGTCACCAGCAGCCAGGCCGGGAGCACCGCCACGCACAGGATCGGCAGCACGCCGATGTCGACGACCGTGGTCGCGGCCATGAACAGACTCAGCCAGCCCTGCCGGGTGATGGCCAGCAGAATGCCGAGCACGCCGCAGGCAACGGTCAACACCGGCGATACCGAAGGCACCAGCGCGTGCGCGAGGAAACCGAGCGCGACCCCGACGAACAAGGCCGGGAAGATCCGCCCACCCCGGAATCCGCTTGCAGCCGCCACCACCAGCGCGGCCAGCTTGACCACGACGAGGACCAACAGCGCGCCGACACCGTACTCCGCTGACGAGGCGGCCAGCTCCTTGATCTCGTTCAACCCCTTGAAGAGCGTGAGATACCCGCCTACGGCGCCGAGCGCGCCGAGAACCAGGCCACCTGCGGTGAGCATCAGCAGCGGGTTGCCGATGCGGTGAAACAAGGCGTGCACCGGCGAGAACGCGTAGACGGCGGACAAGCCGATTCCGGCGCCCACTGCGGTGATCACGAACGCGGACACGACGTCGCCCAGCGCGTAACCCTGGTAGGCGGGAAGCGAGATCGACAGCACCGGGTTGGAGAGCAGCACCGTGGTAAAGCTTCCCGCCCCGGCCGCGACGAGCGGCGCGAACAGCCGGTTCCACAGCGGTTCGGAGCCGGCGGTGCCGCCCATCGGGGTTTCCGACAGGACGAGGGCAGCGGCAACCGGAGTGCCGAACAGCGCGCCGATCGTGCCCGCAGTGGCCAGCCCGATCCAGGTCCGGGCGGCGCTGGCAGGCATCAGCCAGGTGCCGATCAGGTATGCGAGGGAGATGTTGGTCGCGATGGTCGGGTTCTCCGGCCCGAGGCTCACCCCACCGGCCAGTCCCAGCACGACGGTGACCAGCATGCCGGGCAGCACCCGCACGGGCATCGGTTTTTCGACCAGACCGAGCGTGGCCGGATCCGGCCCGGCGTGGCCTGGCACGAGCCAGACGACCAGACCGACGACGACACCGACGACCGTCAACATCGGCAGGATCCACCCCGCCGCGGTTCCGGCGACGCCTAGCGATGCGGGCAGGACCGTCCAGAGCAGACGTTCGAGGCCGTCCGCCAGGTAACTGACCGCCAGCAGCACGAGGCTGCTGCCCACGCCGACCAGAAGCGCCGGAAAAGCGAGAAGAAGCAGCGGTCCTATCGGATTTGCGGTGTCGTCCCGCTGCTGTTCCACTGCATCCTCCCGACCACGGCAGGTGTGCAGCGTCCTACAAGGATGGCGAAGCCGCAGGAGTTCGTCGCCGAGACAAACGCGAGTGACTTGTGGACGGTGGATGACGCACATAACCCCGGGGTCCGATCAGGAAGGGCCCCGGGGTGACTACGTGCGGTCACCAGCTCAGCTGGTTACTTTCTCCTCGGTGTCCTCGAACACGTGGCGCAGCGCGGCTTCCTGCTCGTTGGACAGGTTCGTGTGGATGAGCTCGGCGTGCCCGCCGGGGAAGTGCTCCTTGATCTTGTCCAGCACCGCGTTGTCGCTCAGCAGGAACAGCGCCGAAGTACCGGGCACGATCTTGTCCCGCGACCGGTTGATGAAATCGTCATCGATACCCGCATCGGTCAACGCTCCGGCCAGCGCCCCGGTCGCGGCCCCGATGGCCGCACCAAGGAGCGGGACGAAGAAGATCAACCCGAACAGCAGGCCCCAGAATGTGCCGCCTAGCGCACCGGCACTGGTGAGGCTGGCAGTTGCCGGGTCTTCGGCTTCTTGGCCGACTCCGGCCACGTCACGGTGGCGGCGTCGTAGATGGTAATCAGTTGCTGCTTCGCCAAGTCCCGCAGCGTCTGGGACGCCTCGTCGGCGCCGTCCGGTCTGTCGAACTTCCAGGCGGTCAAAGTGGCCATCAGTTCTCCTCGGATGACAAGAACGCTGTGCAAACCCCAGGCACAACGAAACAGAAACCGTCCGACAAAGCCCCCACGGTTCGATTTTCAACACGACCCGGTGTGGCCGAACAGAGCACAATGGCCGTGAATCTTCTCGGGCTGCTCCAGCAACCCGAGAAGATGCACCGCACCGTTTCAGCCCGCTACTGCGGTTTCCTGGAGATGGCGCCGGCCAACGGCACCAAGGGGTCGGCATAGGGCCGTCGCTGGTCGGCGTTGGGAAGTTCTGCCGTCGTGGTCATGGGTTTCGCGGAAATGGGCCACCGCGAGCTCGCCGGCGTCCGCACACTGTCACTGGTCACCAGCCGCGCTCACGCCACTCGGCGAGTTTGGGGCGTTCCTCGCCCAGGGTCGAGTCGTCGCCGTGCCCCGGGTAGAACCAGGTGTCGTCCGGCAGTTCGGCGAAGATCCGGTTCTGCACGTCGTCGATCAGCGACCGGAAGTTCTCCGGCGAGGTCGTCTTGCCCACGCCGCCGGGGAACAGCGAGTCGCCGGTGAACAGGTGCGGGTGCCCGTTCGGGTCGCGGTACAGCAGTGCGATCGACCCCGGCGTGTGGCCGCGCAGGTGGATCACCGACAGCTGCGATTCGCCGACGTCGATGGTGTCGCCGTGCTCGACCAGGCGGTCCGGGGGCACCGGCAGCGCCTCGGCGTCGGCCGGGTGCGCCAGCGTGAAGCAGCCGGTCTGGCCGGCGACCGCGCCGAGGGCCTGCCAGTGGTCGGCGTGCTGGTGGGTGGTCACGATGGTGCGCAGGCGCGGGCGTTGGTCGTCGTGGCCCAGCAGGTCGGCCAGCCGCTCCGAGTCGTTGGCGGCATCGATCAGCAGCGCGTCCCCGGTGTGACGGCACACCAGCAGGTACGCGTTGTTGTCCATCGGGCCGACCGAGATCTTGGTGATGGTCAGCGCGTCGAGCTCGCGGCGCGCTGCCGCGCCGCCCGGCTCGACGTGTCCGGTGTACTGTCCTTGAGGCTCCACGTGGCGAGCCTAACGCGCCGCGTTCGTGGCCACGGCGCTTGATCGGCGGTAGCCGGGCTCACCCGGCGGATCAGGCAGCGGCTCCCTTGGCGGGGACGACCAGCCCGTAGATCACCAGCACCGAAAGCGCGATCACCAGCACCGACCACACCGGGAACGTGGTGAGGAACGCGATGTGAGCGATGGCGCTCAGCGCGGCTAGGGCGATGCCCGTCATCCGCGCCCACATCTGCCCGTACAGGCAGCCGACTCCGGCCGCGACCTGCACGATACCCAACGCGATCCAGAACCAGCCCCAGATGCCGAAGTTGAAGACCAGCAGCTGACCTGCGGCGATTAGATAGAGGTCGGGCCGCAACAGCGAGGTGATGCCGCTGATGATGTTGAAGATGCCGACCAGCATGATCAGTGACCCGGCGAACGCTAGCCACCCCGACATCGCCGCCGTGGGCTGAGCTGCCGCCATCGCCCACTGCTTTTGCTCTTCGGGAGCCGTGGGCTCCCTCATCTCGGCCCTCTGCTGCGATTCCCTCGCCCCGGCCCTCTCCTGTGGCTCAGGCCCTGTCTGCGGACTGGACATCGTGCACACCCCCTCAAGTTGCTCGATGACGTGTCCACCGACAGCGTCGCGCGTTCGGGGCATTCGCGCAGTTCGACCGGCGGCGGTGCCCACGTCCGGAGGTTCAGCCCGTGGCTCCTCCGGGCTTCGTACGGCCGATGCGCGGCACCGGGAAGACTCGGCACCGGGAAGACAAGGACGCTGATCATCGCCTCGCCGGCCAGCGCGGCGGCGGTGCCGGGTGACCTTGAGCCGGACTCCGAGCCGAACATGATGATCGGCAGCGCGGAAACTCCGGCACCGCGAGTGTCCATAGTGGACGACAATCCCTTGAAACAGCGCGATGCGCAGACCGAACCTAGTTCGCTCCGCGGCGCTCGCGCGCTGTTCGGCCGGAATTCGGCCTGTTCAGGGCCGGTGTGCGCCAGGACCCGTGTGCACGTCGAGTCGCGTTATCGGTGTGCGCACGGTCAACCATGTGCGAGCCCGTCTTCGTCAGAGCCATTCCGGCAGGCCCGGTGGGTCGCCTTCCAGGTGTTCCGGTCCGGTGCGGCCCAGCAGCCAGCCGAGCATCGGGCCCGGTGCGCCGCGCACCCGGCTCGGCGGGGAGGTGGTGCCGCGCAGGTCCCAGGTCCGCCGGTGGTCGCCGAAGTCGACCTCGACGGACAGCGCCGGCACGTCCGGTCGCCCGCCGAACTGCTGCACCGCGTCCTCCAGCAGCTGCTCCAGGTCCGGTAGCGGAATGTCGGCGAAGTCGAAGCCGTGATCGAGATCGACCAGGTGCACCCACACCTCCAGCAGGCGCAGCCGCAGCATGTGGTGCGCGGGCATCGGGTCACCGACGGCATCGGCGATCTCCGCCGTCCAGGCGGTGTCTGGCAGCGTGTGGGCGGCCTGCTCGAAGCGGTCGCACGAGGCGGCCAGGTCCTCCAGCAGCAGCCGGTGGTTGCGCGCCGCTCCGGCGGTGATGGCCCGGTCCCGGTCTTCGCCGCTGGCGTACATCGGGTGCTCGATCCCGGTCCGTGCCCAGATCAGCAGGTTCGAGACCCCATCGGCATTGCGCGCCAGGTGCGAGATCACGTGCGCCCTGCTCCAGCCCGGTAGCAGGCTCGGCCGGTGCACGCCGAGGTCGTCCAGCTCGGCCACGGTGTCGAGCAGCCGACGGGTGGCGCGCTCGATGGCGGCCAGTTGAGCCGTGACCTGGTGGGCGAGTTGCGCTGCTGCGGGCTGCGGACTGTTGCGTCCACCGGCCCCGAGAGCGATGTCAGCCATGAGTCAACCTCTGCGTGAACTGGGGTGTTCGCGATCGGTCTGAAGCATCGAGCTTAATTGCGCAGGCGACAGCGACGACAGTGCCCATTCCGGGGGAATTTGCGTATCGTCGGAGGCGTGGCGGTCGACCACCCTGGCTCACACGTGCGAGTGATGGGGTGGTCGTCGCGGGCTGCGCGCCGAACGCGATCCGGGGCTGTCAGAGGCCCCGAATAGCATGGACGGGCGACGTCGCGCACCTGCCGATGCACTACTTGCAGTCGGCGCGCGTCCACGTCAACGCCAGAACTTTTCGAAGGGATCACAGTGGCTGACCGCCTTGTCGTTCGCGGCGCCCGTGAGCACAACCTGCGCGGGATCGACCTCGACCTGCCCCGTGACAGCCTGATCGTGTTCACCGGGCTGTCCGGTTCCGGGAAGTCGAGCCTGGCCTTCGACACCATCTTCGCGGAGGGACAGCGACGCTACGTCGAGTCGTTGTCCGCTTACGCTCGGCAGTTCCTCGGCCAGATGGACAAGCCCGATGTGGATTTCATCGAGGGCCTGTCCCCGGCGGTGTCGATCGACCAGAAGTCCACCAACCGCAACCCGCGGTCGACGGTGGGCACCATCACCGAGGTCTACGACTACCTGCGACTGCTCTTCGCGCGGGCGGGCAAGCCGCACTGCCCGACCTGCGGCGAGCCGATCAGCAAGCAGACCCCGCAGCAGATCGTGGACCAGGTGCTGGAAATGCCCGACCGGGCCAAGTTCCAGGTGCTGGCCCCGGTGGTGCGCGGGCGCAAAGGCGAGTACATCGACCTGTTCGAGCAGTTGCAGTCACAGGGCTACGCGCGCGCCCGCATCGACGGCGTGGTGCACCCGCTGGACGCCCCGCCGAAGCTGAAGAAGCAGGAGAAGCACGACATCGCGGTGGTCGTCGACCGGCTCACCGTGAAGGCCAGCGCGAAACAGCGGCTGACCGATTCGGTGGAGACGGCGCTGCGGCTGGCCGATGGCCTGGTGCTGATCGAGTTCATCGAACTCGATGAGGACGACCCGAACCGGGAGCGCAAGTTTTCCGAAAATCTGGCCTGCCCCAACGGCCACCCGCTGGGCGTGGATGAGCTCGAACCGCGGTCATTCTCGTTCAACTCGCCCTACGGCGCGTGCTCCGAGTGCGTGGGTCTGGGCATCCGCAAGGAGGTCGACCCCGAGCTGGTCGTGCCCGACGAGGATCTGTCGCTGGCCGAAGGCGCGATCGCGCCGTGGGCGGGTGGGCATACCGCGGAGTACTTCACCCGGCTGCTGACCTCGCTGTCGGAGGCCATCGGCTTCCACATGGACACCCCGTGGAAGCGGTTGACCACCAAGGTCAAGAAGGCCGTGCTGCACGGCACCAACGACCAGGTGCACGTCCGGTACAAGAACCGCTACGGGCGGACCCGCTCCTACTACGCCTCCTACGAGGGTGTCATCCCGTTCCTGGAGCGGCGGCTGGAGCAGACCGAGTCCGACTACGCCCGCGAGAAGTACGAGGGCTACATGCGGGACGTGCCGTGCCCCGCATGTGACGGCACTCGGCTCAAGCCCGAGATCCTTGCCGTGACAATGGAGAACGACGAACTCGGCGAGTTGTCCATCGCCGAGGTCAGCGCGCTGAGCGTGTACGAGTGCGCCGAGTTCCTGAACGGGCTGGTGCTCGGCCAACGCGAGCAGATGATCGCCGGGCGGGTGCTCAAGGAAGTGCAGGCGCGGTTGGGCTTCCTGCTCGACGTCGGGCTGGACTACCTGTCGCTGGACCGCGCGGCCGGGACGCTGTCCGGTGGCGAGGCGCAGCGCATCCGGTTGGCCACCCAGATCGGTTCTGGTCTCGTCGGCGTGCTCTACGTGCTGGACGAGCCGTCGATCGGGTTGCACCAGCGGGACAACCACAGGCTGCTGGAAACGCTCAGCCGACTGCGAGATCTGGGCAATACGCTGATCGTCGTCGAGCATGACGAGGACACCGTGCGCAGCGCGGACTGGGTGGTCGACATCGGGCCCGGCGCGGGCGAGCACGGCGGCCAGGTCGTGCACAGCGGCCCCTACAAGGAGCTGTTGGAGAACAAGAAGTCGCTGACCGGGGATTACCTGGCGCGGCGAAAGCAGATTCCGCTGCCCGCGAAGCGGCGGGTGCGCGACCGCAAGCGGCAGCTGACGGTGGTGGGCGCGCGCGAGCACAACCTGCGCAAGATCGACGTGACCTTCCCGCTGGGTTGCCTGGTGGCGGTCACCGGCGTGTCCGGGTCGGGCAAGTCGACGCTGGTCAACGACATCCTTGCCGCCGTGCTGGCGAACAAGCTCAACGGTGCGCGGCAGGTGCCCGGTCGGCACACCCGGGTCAGGGGCCTGGAGCATGTGGACAAGTTGGTGCAGGTCGACCAGTCGCCGATCGGCCGCACCCCGCGGTCCAATCCGGCCACCTACACCGGAGTGTTCGACCACATCCGCAAGCTGTTCGCGGCGACCACCGAGGCCAAGGTGCGTGGCTACCAGCCGGGCCGGTTCTCGTTCAACGTCAAGGGCGGCCGATGCGAGGCGTGCGCGGGCGATGGCACGCTGAAGATCGAGATGAACTTCCTGCCGGACGTGTACGTGCCGTGTGAGGTGTGCAAGGGCGACCGGTACAACCGGGAAACCCTAGAGGTGCACTACAAGGGCAAGACGATCGCCGAGGTCCTCGACATGCCGATCGAGGAGGCCGCGGCGTTCTTCGAGCCGATCAACGCCATCCACCGGCACCTGAAGACGTTGGTGGACGTCGGGTTGGGCTACGTCCGCCTGGGCCAGCCCGCGCCGACGCTCTCCGGTGGCGAGGCGCAGCGCGTGAAGTTGGCCAGCGAGCTGCAGAAGCGGTCCACCGGCAAGACGGTCTACATCCTTGACGAGCCGACCACCGGGTTGCACTTCGAGGACATCCGCAAGCTGCTCGGCGTGATCAACGGCCTAGTGGACAAGGGCAATACGGTGATCGTGATCGAGCACAACCTGGACGTCATCAAGACGGCGGACTGGGTGCTGGACATGGGTCCGGAGGGCGGCTCCGCCGGCGGCATGCTGGTCGCGGAGGGCACGCCGGAGGACCTTACCGAGATCGACG is a window of Saccharopolyspora phatthalungensis DNA encoding:
- the uvrA gene encoding excinuclease ABC subunit UvrA, giving the protein MADRLVVRGAREHNLRGIDLDLPRDSLIVFTGLSGSGKSSLAFDTIFAEGQRRYVESLSAYARQFLGQMDKPDVDFIEGLSPAVSIDQKSTNRNPRSTVGTITEVYDYLRLLFARAGKPHCPTCGEPISKQTPQQIVDQVLEMPDRAKFQVLAPVVRGRKGEYIDLFEQLQSQGYARARIDGVVHPLDAPPKLKKQEKHDIAVVVDRLTVKASAKQRLTDSVETALRLADGLVLIEFIELDEDDPNRERKFSENLACPNGHPLGVDELEPRSFSFNSPYGACSECVGLGIRKEVDPELVVPDEDLSLAEGAIAPWAGGHTAEYFTRLLTSLSEAIGFHMDTPWKRLTTKVKKAVLHGTNDQVHVRYKNRYGRTRSYYASYEGVIPFLERRLEQTESDYAREKYEGYMRDVPCPACDGTRLKPEILAVTMENDELGELSIAEVSALSVYECAEFLNGLVLGQREQMIAGRVLKEVQARLGFLLDVGLDYLSLDRAAGTLSGGEAQRIRLATQIGSGLVGVLYVLDEPSIGLHQRDNHRLLETLSRLRDLGNTLIVVEHDEDTVRSADWVVDIGPGAGEHGGQVVHSGPYKELLENKKSLTGDYLARRKQIPLPAKRRVRDRKRQLTVVGAREHNLRKIDVTFPLGCLVAVTGVSGSGKSTLVNDILAAVLANKLNGARQVPGRHTRVRGLEHVDKLVQVDQSPIGRTPRSNPATYTGVFDHIRKLFAATTEAKVRGYQPGRFSFNVKGGRCEACAGDGTLKIEMNFLPDVYVPCEVCKGDRYNRETLEVHYKGKTIAEVLDMPIEEAAAFFEPINAIHRHLKTLVDVGLGYVRLGQPAPTLSGGEAQRVKLASELQKRSTGKTVYILDEPTTGLHFEDIRKLLGVINGLVDKGNTVIVIEHNLDVIKTADWVLDMGPEGGSAGGMLVAEGTPEDLTEIDESHTGRFLAPVLAED